In one window of Janthinobacterium sp. 1_2014MBL_MicDiv DNA:
- a CDS encoding NCS1 family nucleobase:cation symporter-1, producing the protein MNHDYSGNTQLWNEDLAPTTAAQRTWRWYHFAALWVGMVMCIPAYTLSASLIDSGMSGYQAVLTVFLANAIVLLPMLLIGHAGTKYGIPYAVLARASFGTMGARLPALMRAIVACGWYGIQTWFGGQMIYTLMGVLVGHELGGEKIAGLGINGSQLLCFLAFWAIQFYYILHGMESIRKLETYTAPLKILICFVLLYWVHSKAGGVASLLDQPSQFIPGGKKAGQFWSVFWPSLTAMVGFWATLALNIPDFTRFAKTQRDQVIGQSIGLPVPMGLLAMLAVIVTAGSVVMYGKAIWDPVDLASRMTGAAVLIALIILLIDTVSVNLAANLVGPAYDFSSLAPKQISYKMGGYITAFIAIVMMPWKVLESTQGYIFTWLIGYSALLGPIAGILIVDYYFVRKTQLDVRQLYRDDGVYSYGKGWNMAALIAFVIAVLPNIPGFLNAAFPTAFPDVAEGFKTVYTYAWFVGVAIAAVVYGVMMKGKTAAHLQQAPLA; encoded by the coding sequence GTGAACCACGACTACTCAGGCAACACGCAACTCTGGAATGAAGACCTGGCGCCCACCACGGCGGCGCAGCGCACCTGGCGCTGGTATCACTTCGCCGCGCTGTGGGTCGGCATGGTGATGTGCATTCCCGCCTATACCCTGTCGGCCAGCCTGATCGACAGCGGCATGTCCGGCTACCAGGCCGTGCTCACGGTATTTCTCGCCAATGCCATCGTGCTCCTGCCGATGCTGCTGATCGGCCATGCTGGCACCAAGTACGGCATCCCGTATGCGGTGCTGGCGCGCGCCTCGTTCGGCACCATGGGCGCGCGGCTGCCGGCGCTGATGCGCGCCATCGTCGCCTGCGGCTGGTACGGCATCCAGACCTGGTTCGGCGGCCAGATGATCTATACCCTGATGGGCGTGCTGGTGGGGCATGAATTGGGCGGCGAGAAGATCGCGGGCCTGGGCATCAACGGCAGCCAGCTGCTGTGTTTCCTGGCTTTCTGGGCCATCCAGTTCTATTACATCCTGCATGGCATGGAGTCGATCCGCAAGCTCGAAACCTACACGGCGCCGCTGAAAATCCTCATCTGCTTCGTGCTGCTGTACTGGGTGCACAGCAAGGCAGGCGGCGTGGCCAGCCTGCTGGACCAGCCGTCGCAATTCATCCCCGGCGGTAAAAAGGCGGGCCAGTTCTGGAGCGTCTTCTGGCCATCGCTGACCGCCATGGTGGGCTTCTGGGCCACCCTGGCGCTGAACATTCCCGACTTCACGCGCTTCGCCAAGACGCAGCGCGACCAGGTGATCGGCCAGTCGATCGGCCTGCCAGTGCCCATGGGCTTGCTCGCCATGCTGGCCGTGATCGTCACGGCCGGTTCCGTCGTCATGTACGGCAAGGCCATCTGGGACCCCGTCGACCTGGCCAGCCGCATGACGGGTGCCGCCGTGCTGATCGCCCTGATCATCCTCTTGATCGACACGGTCAGCGTCAACCTGGCGGCCAACCTGGTGGGACCGGCGTACGACTTTTCCTCGCTGGCGCCGAAGCAGATTTCGTACAAGATGGGCGGCTACATCACGGCCTTCATCGCCATCGTCATGATGCCGTGGAAGGTGCTCGAATCGACGCAGGGCTACATCTTCACGTGGCTGATCGGCTACTCGGCCCTGCTGGGGCCCATCGCCGGCATCCTCATCGTCGACTATTATTTTGTGCGCAAGACGCAGCTCGACGTCAGGCAGCTGTACCGCGACGATGGCGTGTACTCGTATGGCAAGGGCTGGAACATGGCGGCCCTGATCGCCTTCGTCATCGCCGTGCTGCCGAATATCCCCGGTTTTCTGAACGCGGCCTTTCCCACGGCGTTTCCCGACGTGGCCGAAGGCTTCAAGACCGTCTATACCTACGCCTGGTTCGTGGGCGTGGCCATCGCCGCGGTTGTCTACGGCGTCATGATGAAGGGCAAGACGGCGGCGCATTTGCAACAGGCGCCGCTCGCCTGA
- a CDS encoding CoA-acylating methylmalonate-semialdehyde dehydrogenase has product MTDLDTITHYINGAKVDTASGRYGDVYNPALGLPVARVALGTSDDVDAAVQAAAAAFPSWSATPPLTRARVLFRYLQLCQQHTDEFAAMLTREHGKTFADAQGEVARGIEMVEFAVGIPQLLKGEFTDQISRGIDAWSMRQALGVVAGITPFNFPVMVPMWMFPVAIACGNTFVLKPSERDPSASLLHAQLLKQAGLPDGVFNVVQGDKVTVDALLDHPVVQAISFVGSTPIAEYIYARGSASGKRVQALGGAKNHMVVMPDADMDMTVDALIGAAYGSAGERCMAISVVVAVGDAGDKLIDALATRTAALKVRDGMAEGAEMGPVVSLAAKQRIEKLIASGVEQGATLVVDGRNHVVPGRENGFFVGGTLFDHVTRDMSIYKEEIFGPVLCVLRCPDVVHAVELINANEYGNGVAIYTRDGGVAREFVRQIQVGMVGVNVPLPVPMAFNSFGGWKRSMFGDHHAYGPEGVRFYTRHKAVMQRWPNTASAGVEFAFPQMK; this is encoded by the coding sequence ATGACCGATCTCGACACCATCACCCACTACATCAACGGCGCCAAAGTCGACACCGCCAGCGGCCGCTATGGCGACGTCTACAACCCCGCGCTGGGCCTGCCCGTGGCCAGGGTGGCGCTGGGCACCAGCGACGATGTCGACGCTGCCGTGCAGGCTGCGGCCGCCGCCTTCCCCTCGTGGTCGGCCACGCCGCCGCTGACGCGCGCCCGCGTCCTGTTCCGCTATCTGCAGCTGTGCCAGCAGCACACGGACGAATTTGCCGCCATGCTCACGCGCGAGCATGGCAAGACCTTTGCCGATGCGCAGGGCGAGGTGGCGCGCGGCATCGAGATGGTGGAGTTTGCCGTCGGCATACCGCAGCTGCTGAAAGGCGAATTCACGGACCAGATTTCGCGCGGCATCGACGCCTGGTCCATGCGCCAGGCGCTGGGCGTGGTGGCCGGCATCACGCCATTCAACTTTCCCGTGATGGTGCCGATGTGGATGTTCCCCGTCGCCATCGCCTGCGGCAATACCTTTGTCCTGAAACCGTCCGAGCGCGACCCGTCCGCGTCCCTGCTGCATGCGCAACTGCTCAAGCAGGCAGGCTTGCCCGACGGCGTCTTCAACGTGGTGCAGGGCGACAAGGTCACGGTCGACGCCTTGCTCGACCATCCCGTGGTGCAGGCGATCAGCTTTGTGGGCTCGACGCCGATCGCCGAATATATCTATGCGCGCGGCAGCGCCAGCGGCAAGCGCGTGCAGGCGCTGGGCGGCGCGAAGAACCACATGGTGGTGATGCCCGACGCGGACATGGACATGACGGTCGACGCCCTGATCGGCGCCGCCTACGGTTCGGCGGGCGAGCGCTGCATGGCCATCTCCGTCGTCGTGGCCGTGGGCGACGCGGGCGACAAGTTGATCGATGCACTGGCAACGCGCACGGCCGCACTGAAAGTGCGCGACGGCATGGCAGAGGGAGCCGAAATGGGGCCCGTGGTATCGCTGGCCGCCAAGCAGCGCATCGAAAAGCTGATCGCCTCCGGCGTGGAGCAGGGCGCGACCCTCGTCGTCGATGGCCGCAATCATGTGGTGCCGGGCCGCGAGAACGGCTTCTTCGTCGGCGGCACGCTGTTCGACCATGTAACGCGCGACATGAGCATCTACAAGGAAGAAATTTTCGGCCCCGTGCTGTGCGTGCTCCGGTGTCCTGACGTGGTGCATGCGGTGGAGCTGATCAACGCCAACGAGTACGGCAACGGCGTGGCCATCTACACGCGCGACGGCGGCGTGGCGCGCGAATTCGTGCGCCAGATCCAGGTCGGCATGGTGGGCGTCAACGTACCGCTGCCCGTGCCGATGGCCTTCAACAGCTTCGGCGGCTGGAAGCGCAGCATGTTCGGCGACCATCACGCCTATGGCCCCGAAGGCGTGCGTTTCTATACGCGCCACAAGGCCGTGATGCAGCGCTGGCCCAACACGGCCAGCGCTGGTGTGGAATTTGCTTTTCCCCAGATGAAGTGA
- the preA gene encoding NAD-dependent dihydropyrimidine dehydrogenase subunit PreA: protein MADLSIEFCGIKSPNPFWLASAPPTDKAYNVVRAFEAGWGGVVWKTLGEDPAAVNVSSRYSALYGKNREVVGFNNIELITDRSLEINLREITQVKKDWPDRAIVVSLMLPCEEHYWADILPKVEATGADGIELNFGCPHGMPERGMGAAVGQVPEYVQMVTAWCKKHSRLPVIVKLTPNITDVRMPARAAKAGGADAVSLINTINSITSLDLDRMVALPIVGGASTHGGYCGAAVKPIALNMVAEIARDPQTRGLPISGIGGIGNWRDAAEFIALGAGCVQVCTAAMLHGFRIVEEMKDGLSRWMDEKGYERISDFAGKAVANTTDWKYLDMNYQVIAQINQDDCIKCGKCYVACEDTSHQAIAQLIDAAGTRSYEVIKDECVGCNLCEITCPVQGCITMVPQTTGKPYMNWTQDPRNPRALVTA from the coding sequence ATGGCTGATCTCAGCATCGAATTTTGCGGCATCAAGTCGCCGAACCCCTTCTGGCTGGCGTCCGCGCCGCCCACCGACAAGGCCTACAACGTCGTGCGCGCCTTCGAGGCCGGGTGGGGCGGCGTCGTGTGGAAGACGCTGGGTGAAGATCCGGCCGCCGTCAACGTCTCGTCGCGCTACTCGGCCCTGTACGGCAAGAACCGCGAAGTGGTCGGTTTCAACAACATCGAGCTGATCACCGACCGCTCGCTGGAGATCAACCTGCGCGAAATCACGCAGGTGAAAAAGGACTGGCCGGACCGCGCCATCGTCGTCTCGCTGATGCTGCCGTGCGAGGAGCACTACTGGGCCGACATTCTGCCCAAGGTCGAGGCCACGGGCGCGGACGGCATCGAACTCAATTTCGGCTGCCCGCACGGCATGCCGGAGCGGGGCATGGGCGCGGCCGTGGGCCAGGTGCCCGAATACGTGCAGATGGTGACCGCCTGGTGCAAGAAGCACAGCCGCCTGCCCGTCATCGTCAAGCTCACGCCGAACATCACGGACGTGCGCATGCCGGCGCGCGCGGCCAAGGCGGGCGGTGCCGATGCCGTCTCGCTGATCAATACCATCAATTCCATCACCTCGCTGGACCTGGACCGCATGGTGGCCTTGCCCATCGTCGGCGGCGCCAGCACGCACGGCGGCTATTGCGGCGCGGCCGTCAAACCCATCGCCTTGAACATGGTGGCGGAAATCGCCCGCGATCCGCAGACGCGCGGCTTGCCCATTTCCGGCATCGGCGGCATCGGCAACTGGCGCGACGCGGCCGAATTCATCGCCCTGGGCGCCGGCTGCGTGCAGGTCTGCACGGCCGCCATGCTGCATGGCTTCCGCATCGTCGAAGAGATGAAGGATGGCCTGTCGCGCTGGATGGATGAAAAGGGCTATGAACGCATCAGCGACTTTGCCGGCAAGGCCGTGGCCAACACGACGGACTGGAAATACCTGGACATGAATTACCAGGTCATCGCGCAGATCAACCAGGACGACTGCATCAAGTGCGGCAAGTGCTATGTCGCCTGCGAAGACACGTCGCACCAGGCCATCGCTCAGCTGATCGACGCCGCCGGCACGCGCAGCTATGAAGTCATCAAGGATGAATGCGTGGGCTGCAACCTGTGCGAAATCACCTGTCCGGTGCAGGGCTGCATCACGATGGTGCCGCAGACCACGGGCAAGCCGTACATGAACTGGACGCAGGATCCCAGGAATCCACGGGCATTGGTGACGGCCTGA
- a CDS encoding NAD(P)-dependent oxidoreductase translates to MIESLNYLPHPSLPNEELAGHFTDLAPPLTARQAAIESARCLYCYDAPCSRICPSEIDVASFIRNIHDRNINGAAAGILKQNILGGSCARVCPTEILCEDVCVRNHDAEGQPVKIGLLQRYAVDHMHFAQHPFRRAPATGKTIAVVGAGPAGLSCAHRLAMLGHDVVIFEKDSKAGGLNEYGIAKYKLTDDFAQKEVDFLLGIGGIAIRCRQALGEHVHLRELHAQYDAVFLGLGLGASRKLGLTGEDAPGLLAAVDYIAALRQADDLAALPVPKRAIVIGAGNTAIDMAVQIQRLGAEEVTLVYRRGFDAMTATHHEQEIAKANQVRMLTWAQPQQVLLDAHGHVAGMRFEKTRMQGARLTGTGETFDVAADAIFKAIGQSFDTEVLQDPMAALLQREGDKIAVDAGFRTVLPGIYAGGDCVAPGQDLTVQAVQHGKLAALAIHHDLLSKVEAA, encoded by the coding sequence ATGATCGAGTCCCTGAACTATTTGCCGCATCCCAGCCTGCCCAACGAGGAACTGGCGGGCCACTTCACGGACCTGGCGCCGCCGTTGACGGCGCGCCAGGCAGCCATCGAAAGCGCGCGCTGCCTGTATTGCTACGACGCGCCGTGCAGCCGCATCTGTCCGTCGGAAATCGACGTGGCCAGCTTCATCCGCAATATCCACGACAGGAACATCAACGGCGCCGCCGCCGGTATCCTCAAGCAGAATATCCTGGGCGGCAGCTGCGCCAGGGTCTGTCCGACGGAAATCCTGTGCGAGGACGTCTGCGTGCGCAACCACGACGCGGAAGGCCAGCCCGTCAAAATCGGCCTGCTGCAGCGCTACGCCGTCGATCACATGCATTTTGCGCAGCACCCGTTCAGGCGGGCGCCTGCCACGGGCAAGACCATCGCCGTCGTCGGCGCGGGTCCGGCCGGCCTGTCGTGCGCGCACCGCCTGGCCATGCTGGGCCACGACGTGGTGATCTTTGAAAAGGACAGCAAGGCCGGTGGCCTGAATGAATACGGCATCGCCAAGTACAAGCTGACGGACGATTTCGCGCAGAAGGAAGTCGACTTCCTGTTGGGCATAGGCGGCATCGCCATCCGATGTCGCCAGGCGCTGGGCGAGCACGTGCACCTGCGCGAGCTGCATGCGCAGTATGACGCCGTCTTCCTCGGCCTGGGCCTGGGTGCCAGCCGCAAGCTGGGCCTGACGGGCGAGGATGCCCCCGGCCTGCTGGCCGCCGTCGACTACATCGCCGCGCTGCGCCAGGCGGACGACCTGGCCGCGCTGCCCGTGCCGAAGCGGGCCATCGTGATTGGCGCCGGCAATACGGCCATCGACATGGCCGTGCAAATCCAGCGCCTGGGCGCCGAGGAAGTGACCCTCGTGTACCGGCGCGGCTTCGACGCCATGACGGCCACCCACCACGAACAGGAGATCGCCAAGGCCAACCAGGTGCGCATGCTGACGTGGGCCCAGCCGCAGCAGGTGCTGCTCGATGCTCATGGCCATGTGGCCGGCATGCGCTTCGAGAAAACGCGCATGCAGGGCGCGCGTTTGACGGGCACGGGCGAAACGTTCGACGTGGCGGCCGACGCCATCTTCAAGGCCATCGGCCAGAGTTTCGATACCGAAGTGCTGCAGGACCCCATGGCAGCGCTGTTGCAGCGCGAGGGCGACAAGATCGCCGTCGACGCGGGTTTTCGCACGGTGCTGCCGGGAATTTACGCGGGCGGCGACTGCGTGGCGCCGGGACAGGACTTGACGGTGCAGGCCGTCCAGCATGGCAAGCTGGCCGCACTGGCCATCCATCACGATCTTCTTTCCAAAGTGGAGGCTGCATAA
- the hydA gene encoding dihydropyrimidinase has translation MTMLIRGGTVVNADRAFRADVLIEGDTIAAVGENLPVPAGATVIDAGGQYVMPGGIDTHTHMNLPFMGTVTSDDFYTGTAAGLAGGTTTIMDFVIPAPKQSLIEAYHQWRGWSAKAAGDYTFHVAITWWSEQVHEEMGILVREHGVNSFKHFMAYKNAIMADDETLVKSFTRSLELGALPTVHAENGELVFQLQQALLKKGITGPQAHPLSRPPAVEAEAANRAIAIANVLNTPVYIVHVSCAESLDAITRARANGQRVYGEALAGHLVIDDSVYQSDDFDYVAGHVMSPPFRGKQHQSALWHGLQSGNLHTTATDHCTFCAEQKAAGRQDFTRIPNGCGGVEERMAVVWDAGVNSGMLTPSEFVKVSSTNAAQIFNMYPRKGVVAVGSDADIVLWDPQGTRTISAATQFARGGFNVFEGRTVRGIPSTTIAAGKVVFHQGELTAVEGAGRYIERPAFSATTA, from the coding sequence ATGACTATGCTCATACGCGGCGGTACCGTCGTCAATGCCGACCGCGCGTTCCGCGCCGATGTCCTCATCGAGGGCGATACCATCGCCGCCGTCGGCGAGAATCTGCCTGTGCCGGCCGGCGCCACCGTGATCGACGCGGGCGGCCAGTACGTGATGCCGGGCGGGATAGACACGCACACGCACATGAACCTGCCCTTCATGGGGACGGTGACATCCGACGATTTTTACACGGGCACGGCGGCGGGGCTGGCCGGCGGCACCACCACCATCATGGACTTTGTCATTCCCGCGCCGAAGCAGTCGCTGATCGAGGCCTATCACCAGTGGCGCGGGTGGTCGGCCAAGGCAGCCGGCGACTACACCTTCCACGTGGCGATCACCTGGTGGAGCGAACAGGTACATGAAGAGATGGGCATCCTCGTGCGCGAGCATGGCGTGAACAGTTTCAAGCACTTCATGGCCTATAAAAACGCCATCATGGCCGACGATGAAACCCTGGTGAAAAGCTTTACCCGCTCGCTGGAACTGGGCGCGCTGCCTACCGTGCATGCGGAAAACGGCGAACTGGTTTTTCAATTGCAGCAAGCCTTGCTGAAGAAGGGGATTACCGGACCGCAGGCGCATCCGCTGTCGCGCCCTCCGGCCGTCGAGGCGGAGGCGGCCAACCGCGCCATCGCGATCGCCAATGTCTTGAATACTCCCGTGTACATCGTGCACGTCTCGTGCGCGGAATCGCTGGACGCCATCACGCGGGCGCGCGCGAATGGCCAGCGCGTGTATGGCGAAGCGCTGGCGGGCCACCTGGTGATCGACGACAGCGTCTACCAGAGCGACGATTTCGACTACGTGGCGGGCCATGTCATGAGCCCGCCGTTTCGCGGCAAGCAGCATCAATCGGCCCTGTGGCACGGCCTGCAAAGCGGTAACCTGCACACGACGGCGACCGACCACTGCACCTTTTGCGCCGAGCAGAAGGCGGCGGGCAGGCAGGACTTCACGCGCATCCCGAACGGCTGCGGCGGCGTCGAGGAGCGCATGGCCGTGGTGTGGGACGCGGGCGTCAATTCCGGCATGCTGACGCCGTCCGAATTCGTCAAGGTCTCGTCAACGAACGCGGCGCAGATCTTCAATATGTATCCGCGCAAGGGCGTCGTCGCCGTGGGCAGCGACGCCGACATCGTGCTGTGGGATCCGCAGGGCACGCGCACGATTTCCGCCGCCACGCAATTCGCCAGGGGAGGCTTCAACGTCTTCGAAGGACGCACCGTGCGCGGCATCCCCAGCACCACGATTGCCGCCGGCAAGGTGGTGTTCCACCAGGGCGAGCTGACGGCCGTCGAGGGCGCGGGGCGCTATATCGAGCGCCCGGCGTTTTCCGCCACCACCGCATGA
- a CDS encoding Zn-dependent hydrolase produces the protein MDDLRINGERLWAALMELARIGATVKGGVKRLALTDLDKQGRDLVVGWGREAGMSITIDQIGNVFMRRDGTDNTLPPVMTGSHIDTQPTGGKFDGNYGVLAGLEVVRTLNDLKIKTQAPIEVAFWTNEEGSRFVPVMMGSGVFCGAFSLETAYAAKDTEGKTVGEELARIGYKGEQVPGDHPIGAYFETHIEQGPVLEDADKVIGVVPAVMGLSWYDCVVTGMEAHAGPTPMGLRKDALQVATTIMQEVVAIANRYPPYGRGTVGMVQVFPNSRNVIPGEVKFSIDLRNVNDELLNTMHGEITAFIDATRDRTGLGIALERVSYYPPCPFHPDCVGAVRNATAKLGYSVMDVVSGAGHDAIYAARLAPAGMIFVPCKDGISHNEIEDAKPEHLEAGCNVLLHAMLERAVAV, from the coding sequence ATGGATGATCTACGCATCAATGGCGAACGATTGTGGGCGGCGCTGATGGAACTGGCGCGGATCGGCGCGACAGTGAAGGGTGGCGTCAAGCGCCTGGCCCTGACGGACCTGGACAAGCAGGGCCGCGATCTGGTGGTGGGCTGGGGCCGCGAGGCCGGCATGAGCATCACCATCGACCAGATCGGCAATGTGTTCATGCGCCGCGACGGCACGGACAATACCTTGCCGCCCGTGATGACGGGCAGCCATATCGACACGCAGCCCACGGGCGGCAAGTTTGACGGCAATTACGGCGTGCTGGCGGGCCTGGAAGTGGTGCGCACCCTGAACGATCTGAAGATCAAGACGCAGGCGCCGATCGAGGTGGCCTTCTGGACCAACGAGGAAGGCTCGCGCTTCGTGCCCGTGATGATGGGCTCGGGCGTATTTTGCGGTGCTTTCTCGCTGGAGACGGCATATGCAGCCAAGGACACGGAGGGAAAAACGGTGGGCGAGGAGCTGGCGCGCATCGGATACAAGGGAGAGCAGGTGCCGGGCGACCATCCGATCGGCGCCTACTTCGAGACGCATATCGAGCAGGGCCCCGTGCTGGAAGACGCGGACAAGGTCATCGGCGTGGTGCCGGCCGTGATGGGCCTGTCGTGGTACGACTGTGTGGTGACGGGCATGGAAGCCCATGCGGGCCCCACTCCCATGGGCTTGCGCAAGGACGCGCTGCAGGTGGCCACCACCATCATGCAGGAAGTGGTGGCGATTGCCAACCGCTACCCGCCGTACGGGCGCGGTACGGTGGGCATGGTGCAGGTCTTCCCGAACAGCCGCAACGTGATCCCCGGCGAAGTCAAATTCAGCATCGACCTGCGCAATGTGAACGACGAACTGCTCAACACCATGCACGGCGAAATCACGGCTTTCATCGACGCCACGCGCGACAGGACGGGGCTGGGTATTGCACTGGAAAGAGTCTCCTATTATCCGCCATGCCCGTTTCATCCCGATTGCGTGGGCGCCGTGCGCAATGCCACCGCCAAACTCGGTTATTCCGTGATGGACGTGGTCTCGGGCGCCGGTCACGACGCCATCTACGCGGCCCGCCTGGCGCCGGCCGGCATGATCTTCGTGCCATGCAAGGATGGCATCAGCCATAATGAAATCGAGGACGCCAAGCCCGAGCACCTGGAAGCGGGCTGCAACGTGCTGCTGCACGCGATGCTCGAGCGGGCCGTGGCCGTTTAG
- a CDS encoding allantoate amidohydrolase has translation MTTLSNLNANSHAGFIEQLHGIYEHSPWIAQRAAPAMPFSSLTALKTELQRVLAQASPEEQLGLIRAHPELAGKAAIAGQLTAESTREQAKSGLNLCSPEEFSTLQRLNGEYNAKFGFPFILAVKGPTGEGLTRQDIITTFARRLKNRRADELAESLRQIKRIAELRLNDLFDVRLDFGPTIMQHAETLAGWSDSDYNLTCAYLTPAHRKTAAQLAEWMAEAGMQVHIDAVGNVVGRYLSDVPGAKTLMTGSHYDTVRNGGKYDGRLGIVLPIAVVRHLHERGEKLPYHFEIVGFAEEEGVRFKSTFLGSTAVTGKFDLSLLDQCDTDGVSMRDALAAAGHAASAIGAIARDPADLLGYVEVHIEQGPVLLERDLPLGIVTAIAGSSRYLVNLGGVASHAGTTPMNMRKDAASAAAEIILLVERRCSQGEALVGTVGQLQVPNGSVNVIAGACTLSLDIRAAVDAVRQAAVDDILDGIAAICARRQIDYQLELLLSARAAPCAPWLMAQLAQAVESVGIEPYALLSGAGHDAMAMAAITDVAMLFTRCGNGGISHNPLESMTADDADIAARALLAFLRNFQPKP, from the coding sequence ATGACCACCCTTTCAAACCTGAACGCCAACAGCCACGCCGGCTTCATCGAGCAGCTGCACGGCATCTATGAACATTCGCCCTGGATTGCCCAGCGGGCGGCCCCCGCCATGCCATTTTCCAGCCTGACGGCGTTGAAGACGGAATTGCAGCGCGTGCTGGCGCAAGCCTCGCCAGAAGAGCAGCTTGGGCTGATACGCGCCCATCCTGAGCTAGCAGGCAAGGCCGCCATCGCGGGACAGCTGACGGCGGAATCGACGCGCGAGCAGGCCAAGTCCGGCCTGAACCTGTGCAGTCCCGAGGAATTTTCCACGCTGCAGCGCCTCAATGGCGAATACAACGCCAAATTCGGTTTCCCCTTCATCCTGGCCGTCAAGGGCCCGACGGGCGAAGGCTTGACGCGCCAGGACATCATCACCACGTTTGCGCGGCGCCTGAAGAACCGGCGCGCCGATGAGCTGGCCGAATCGCTGCGGCAGATCAAGCGCATCGCCGAGCTGCGCCTGAACGACCTGTTCGACGTGCGCCTGGATTTCGGGCCGACCATCATGCAGCACGCCGAAACGCTGGCTGGCTGGAGCGACAGCGACTACAACCTGACCTGTGCCTACCTGACGCCGGCGCACCGGAAGACGGCCGCGCAGCTGGCCGAATGGATGGCGGAAGCAGGCATGCAGGTGCACATCGACGCCGTCGGCAATGTGGTCGGGCGCTATCTGTCCGACGTCCCCGGCGCGAAGACCCTGATGACGGGATCGCATTACGACACGGTGCGCAATGGCGGCAAGTACGATGGCCGCCTGGGCATCGTGCTGCCGATCGCCGTCGTGCGCCACCTGCACGAGCGGGGCGAGAAACTGCCGTACCATTTCGAGATCGTCGGCTTCGCCGAAGAGGAAGGGGTGCGCTTCAAGAGCACTTTCCTGGGCAGCACGGCCGTCACGGGCAAGTTCGATCTGTCGCTGCTCGATCAATGCGACACGGATGGCGTGAGCATGCGCGACGCGCTGGCCGCCGCCGGCCATGCGGCATCCGCCATCGGCGCCATCGCGCGCGATCCGGCCGACTTGCTCGGCTACGTGGAAGTGCATATCGAACAGGGCCCCGTGCTGCTCGAGCGCGACCTGCCGCTGGGGATCGTCACGGCGATCGCCGGCAGCTCGCGTTACCTGGTCAATCTGGGCGGCGTGGCCAGCCACGCGGGCACCACGCCCATGAACATGCGCAAGGATGCGGCCAGCGCCGCGGCCGAAATCATCCTGCTGGTGGAACGACGCTGCAGCCAGGGCGAAGCGCTGGTGGGCACCGTAGGCCAGCTGCAGGTGCCCAACGGCTCCGTCAACGTGATCGCCGGCGCCTGCACCCTGTCGCTCGATATCCGCGCCGCCGTCGATGCCGTGCGCCAGGCTGCCGTCGACGATATTCTGGACGGCATCGCCGCCATCTGCGCGCGGCGCCAGATCGACTACCAGCTGGAGCTGCTGCTGTCGGCGCGTGCCGCGCCATGCGCGCCATGGCTGATGGCGCAGCTGGCGCAGGCCGTGGAGTCCGTCGGCATCGAACCATATGCGCTGCTGTCGGGCGCCGGCCACGACGCCATGGCCATGGCCGCCATCACGGACGTGGCCATGCTGTTTACCCGCTGCGGCAATGGCGGCATCAGCCACAACCCGCTGGAAAGCATGACGGCCGACGACGCCGACATCGCGGCGCGCGCGCTGCTGGCGTTTTTGCGCAACTTCCAGCCGAAGCCCTAA